From one Anomalospiza imberbis isolate Cuckoo-Finch-1a 21T00152 unplaced genomic scaffold, ASM3175350v1 scaffold_909, whole genome shotgun sequence genomic stretch:
- the LOC137467962 gene encoding suppressor of SWI4 1 homolog produces MIFTLFFHDFSIFPGFFMILSLLPPVFPVFSHDFSQIPGFFPQSGNVQVVPVGLSRGLQKILQEKFLNLARMDDISQLLTGDVALSESKAEPDGSQNILERPQNCAGRGNTMTQQSAMRLTEDRPRLTLQLLKVEEGLGQGNVLYHGLAPKGEAELRELLAWWEQRLQVRVERCQAQEQNLERKQQQREWHR; encoded by the exons atgattttcacattatttttccatgatttttccatttttcctggttttttcatgattctttcccttttacccccagtttttcctgttttttcccatGACTTTTCACAAATTcctggttttttcccccaatccGGCAATGTCCAGGTGGTGCCCGTGGGGCTCAGCCGGGGCCTCCAGAAAATTCTCCAGGAGAAATTCCTGAACCTGGCGAGGATGGATGACATCAGCCAGCTGCTCACGGG ggACGTTGCCCTGTCCGAGAGCAAGGCGGAGCCAGACGGGTCCCAGAACATTCTGGAACGGCCCCAGAACTGCGCCGGGCGCGGCAACACCATGACGCAACAAAGCGCCATGAGACTGACTGA AGATCGGCCCCGTCTGAcgctgcagctgctgaaggtggaggaggggctgggccagggcaacGTCCTGTACCATGGCCTGG cccccaaaggagaggcagagctgcGGGAGCTGCTGGCCTGGTGGGAGCAGCGGCTGCAGGTGAGGGTGGAGCGGTGCCAGGCGCAGGAGCAGAACCTGGAGCGGAAACAGCAGCAGCGGGAATGGCACAGGTGA